Below is a genomic region from Persicimonas caeni.
GCGCCAACGATGTGCCCGAGGAGCTGATTCGCCGCGAGGCCGAGCTTCGCCAGGAACTGCGAAAGCTCACCGCCCAACAGCGCCGCTACGAGAACCGCGACGCCGCCTTGAAGGCGATGCGAAAGGAGCGGCTTCGCGAGTCGCGCGAGAAACGCGCGGCCAACAAGCAGCGGCGCAAAGAGGAGCGGCTCGCCCGCGCCATGGCGTGGGACGAGACCCAAAAGACCCATATCGTCTACCTGGGCGAAGACGTCTCCACGCACCTCGAGAAGCTCGACTACGACGCCGAGAAGCTCGCCAAGCACGCGCTGCCCGACTTCCCCGACCACGTCGCCCTCGCCGACGCGCTGGGCGTGTCGATGGCCGAGCTGCGCTTTCTGGCCTACCACCGCGAGGTGTCGACGGTGACCCACTACCGTCGCTTCCAGATGCCCAAAAAGCGCGGCGGCTTCCGCAATATCTCGGCGCCGATGCCGCGGCTCAAGCGCGCGCAGACCTGGATTCTGGAGAATATCCTCGACCACGTCCCGCTTCGCGACGAGGCCCACGGGTTTCGGCCGTCACGCTCGATCGTGTCGAACGCCCGGCCGCACGTCGGCCAGGACGTCGTCATCAACATGGACGTCAAAGACTTCTTCCCGACGGTCACGTTGTGGCGGGTCTTCGGGGTCTTCGAGTCGCTCGGCTACTCGCCGTCGGTCGCCACGATTCTGGCGCTGTTGTGCACCGAGCTTCCCGTCGAAGAGCTCGAGCTCGACGGCAAGACCTGGTACGTGGCCACCGGCGAGCGCTGCCTACCGCAAGGCGGGCCGACGAGCCCCGCGATCACCAATATCTTGTGCCGACGCATGGACGCTCGCCTGGCGGGCATCGCCGACAAGCACGGCTTCGTCTACACGCGCTACGCCGACGACCTGACGTTCTCGGCCTCCGGCGAAGCCGCCGAAGCGGTCACCAAGCTTCTGTGGCACGTCAAAACCGTCGTTCAGGAAGAGGGCTTCGAGCTGCACCCCGACAAGCAGCGCATCATGCGAAGCGGGCGCCGCCAAGAGGTGACCGGGCTGGTGGTCAACGACCGTTTGTCGGTGCCGCGCGACGACGTGCGCGCCTTCCGCGCGTTGCTCCACCGCGTCAAGACCGCCGGCCTCGAGCGCGCCCACTGGAAGGGCGAGAGCGACAACCTGCTCGACCGCATCCACGGGTTCGCCAGCTTCGTGCACATGGTCGACGCCGAGCGCTACGCCGAGCTGCGCGCGGAGGCCAAAGAGGTGCTCGACGCCCACGGGTACGCGCCGCAGCCGGTGCCGCCGAAGCCGAAGTCCGAGCGCCAAGATGCCTCGGCCGAGGGCGACGGCGCTGCGAAGCCCAAAAAGGGGCTGTGGGCGAAGATCAAAGGCTTCTTTGCCGGGGCGGACTGACTCGTCGTGGAACGGAGGACTGTCGTCTTTCGGTGCGAGTGCCCCCGCACCGAGTAGACGAGGGCAAGATGCTCTCGCACCGACAGTCAAAGCTCATCGAAACAAATCTCGACCCGATTGACCACGAGGCTGTTCGACGGAGGGCCGGCGCGTAGTCGCAAGAGCGTGCCGTTGTCGCCGGCGGGCAGCGCGGCGGTCGCGTCGGCGCGGTACCACTCGTAGGGCGCGCTGTTGTGAACGAAGCCCGAGGGTGTGGCGCCGGTGCCCGAGAAGGTCTGCCAGGTGAAGCTTCCCGGCGAGGT
It encodes:
- a CDS encoding reverse transcriptase family protein; its protein translation is MTRPSREELYRRIRESSKDSVILDEMLRLGFWDSEEGANDVPEELIRREAELRQELRKLTAQQRRYENRDAALKAMRKERLRESREKRAANKQRRKEERLARAMAWDETQKTHIVYLGEDVSTHLEKLDYDAEKLAKHALPDFPDHVALADALGVSMAELRFLAYHREVSTVTHYRRFQMPKKRGGFRNISAPMPRLKRAQTWILENILDHVPLRDEAHGFRPSRSIVSNARPHVGQDVVINMDVKDFFPTVTLWRVFGVFESLGYSPSVATILALLCTELPVEELELDGKTWYVATGERCLPQGGPTSPAITNILCRRMDARLAGIADKHGFVYTRYADDLTFSASGEAAEAVTKLLWHVKTVVQEEGFELHPDKQRIMRSGRRQEVTGLVVNDRLSVPRDDVRAFRALLHRVKTAGLERAHWKGESDNLLDRIHGFASFVHMVDAERYAELRAEAKEVLDAHGYAPQPVPPKPKSERQDASAEGDGAAKPKKGLWAKIKGFFAGAD